The following are encoded together in the Acidobacteriota bacterium genome:
- a CDS encoding DNA topoisomerase VI subunit B codes for MAKRVTAETLSRRQREISVSEFFAKNRHLLGFDSLRKALLTTVKEAVDNSLDACEEAGILPEIWVELEAAEGNNRYVVRVADNGPGIVEAQAPRIFGQLLYGSKFHSLKQSRGQQGIGISAAAMYGQLTTGKPVSIVSRTGPRSPAYAMQVVIDTNTNKPKAVGKKKLDDWDLDHGTRVELELEAQYMKGRQSVEEFLHQVAVANPHATLHYRDPYGEETDYVRGVQSNPAAPSEIKPHPHGVELGVLMKMLQSTQHATISQCLSRDFSRVSPQMAVGLAKRAGIDPKARPNTVVRKAADQLYQALNDSATRIRPPSTDCLSPIGVQELLAGLTRGIRAEFYGVETRRPAVYRGNPFQVEVGLAWGGDLPADDLAKVLRFANRVPLQYLAGSCCITKAVMDVSWRNYGLTQSRGALPSGPLIVLVHLASVWVPFSSESKVAVADYDEIRKEIKLAVQTCGRRLGQYVKRKARARSEARRREVFNLYIEEVVNSVEAITGKDQKLFRDRLLAISRKKTELAGMLEEQEASADELEACENVLVVDPNAEPEPEPEPAAEPAVPPLPAESERLRSSQLELV; via the coding sequence TTGGCGAAGCGAGTCACAGCCGAGACCCTCTCCCGCCGCCAGCGGGAGATCTCGGTATCGGAGTTCTTCGCCAAGAACCGGCACCTGCTCGGCTTCGATTCGCTCCGCAAGGCCCTCCTGACGACCGTCAAGGAGGCGGTCGATAACTCTCTCGACGCCTGCGAGGAGGCGGGCATCCTGCCCGAGATCTGGGTCGAGCTCGAAGCGGCCGAAGGAAACAACCGGTACGTCGTGCGTGTGGCCGACAACGGCCCGGGGATCGTCGAAGCGCAGGCGCCGAGGATCTTTGGGCAACTGCTCTACGGGTCGAAGTTCCACAGCCTGAAGCAGAGCCGCGGCCAGCAGGGGATCGGCATCTCGGCGGCTGCGATGTACGGCCAGTTGACGACCGGCAAGCCGGTGTCGATCGTGTCGCGCACCGGCCCCCGTTCGCCCGCCTATGCGATGCAGGTCGTCATCGACACGAACACGAACAAGCCGAAGGCGGTCGGGAAGAAGAAGCTCGACGACTGGGATCTCGATCACGGCACCCGGGTCGAGCTGGAACTCGAGGCGCAGTACATGAAGGGCCGCCAGTCGGTCGAGGAGTTCCTGCACCAGGTGGCCGTGGCGAACCCCCACGCAACGTTGCACTACAGGGATCCGTACGGCGAAGAAACGGACTACGTTCGGGGCGTCCAGTCGAACCCGGCGGCGCCGAGCGAGATCAAGCCGCATCCGCACGGCGTCGAACTCGGCGTGCTGATGAAGATGCTGCAATCGACCCAGCACGCGACGATCAGCCAGTGCCTGTCCCGGGACTTCAGCCGGGTCTCGCCGCAGATGGCGGTGGGGCTCGCGAAACGGGCCGGGATCGATCCGAAGGCGCGTCCGAACACGGTCGTGCGCAAGGCCGCCGACCAGCTCTACCAGGCCCTGAACGACTCCGCGACCCGCATCCGGCCGCCGTCGACCGACTGCCTGTCGCCGATCGGCGTGCAGGAGTTGCTGGCCGGCCTGACCAGGGGCATCCGCGCGGAGTTCTACGGGGTCGAGACGCGCCGGCCGGCGGTCTACCGGGGCAATCCGTTCCAGGTCGAGGTCGGCCTGGCCTGGGGCGGCGATCTGCCAGCCGACGACCTGGCCAAGGTGCTCCGTTTCGCGAACCGCGTCCCGCTCCAGTACCTCGCCGGCTCGTGCTGCATCACGAAGGCGGTGATGGACGTCTCCTGGCGCAACTACGGCCTGACCCAGTCGCGGGGCGCGCTGCCGTCCGGTCCGCTGATCGTGCTCGTGCATCTCGCCTCGGTGTGGGTGCCCTTCAGTTCCGAGAGCAAGGTCGCGGTGGCGGACTACGACGAGATCCGCAAGGAGATCAAGCTCGCGGTGCAGACCTGCGGTCGCCGGCTTGGCCAGTACGTCAAGCGCAAGGCCAGGGCCAGAAGCGAGGCGCGGCGCCGGGAGGTTTTCAACCTCTACATCGAGGAAGTCGTGAACTCCGTGGAGGCGATCACCGGCAAGGACCAGAAGCTGTTCCGGGATCGACTGCTCGCGATCAGTCGCAAGAAGACGGAGCTCGCGGGAATGCTCGAGGAGCAGGAGGCCTCCGCCGACGAGCTGGAAGCCTGCGAGAACGTCCTCGTGGTCGATCCGAACGCGGAACCGGAACCTGAGCCGGAGCCGGCGGCGGAGCCCGCAGTACCTCCGCTACCTGCCGAATCCGAGCGCCTCCGCAGTTCGCAACTGGAGCTGGTGTGA
- a CDS encoding DNA topoisomerase IV subunit A, with protein sequence MDEERLRIPTKLDARAKIEHLARKTIAMARREVDPYVDIPSRTLSNVTFSRRKKIIEMGDATQRRSLFNLNQARKYMQTLLVARGCTQLLDEQKTTSIRDLYYMSKHTLADGKENTFEGQEESDPIIEDLEVTLGALREELHLFAAKRGSVVGPLTLVDAGDVIDLSRMGSGGWSVPGIVEPETIRFVGHGAKFILLVEKEAVWARLNEDKFWKRHNCILVTGQGQPPRGVRRLLYRMVHELNLPLYVFVDNDPWGYYIHSVVKQGSIGLAFESKRMAVPKARFIGLSSFDPAAYDLSEDVSIRLNDQDRSRAKEILNYEWFRAKAWQKEIKNMLSSGVKWELEALSSKGLSFVTEEFLPKKIADRDWL encoded by the coding sequence ATGGACGAGGAGCGGCTCAGGATCCCGACCAAACTCGACGCCAGGGCCAAGATCGAGCATCTGGCCAGGAAGACGATCGCGATGGCCCGTCGCGAGGTCGACCCGTACGTCGACATCCCCTCGCGAACGCTCTCGAACGTCACCTTCTCGAGGCGCAAGAAGATCATCGAGATGGGCGACGCGACCCAGCGGCGCTCCCTGTTCAACCTGAACCAGGCGCGCAAATACATGCAGACGCTCCTGGTCGCCCGCGGTTGTACCCAGCTCCTCGACGAACAGAAGACGACCAGCATCCGCGACCTCTACTACATGAGCAAGCACACCCTGGCCGACGGCAAGGAAAACACATTCGAGGGCCAGGAGGAATCGGACCCGATCATCGAGGACCTGGAGGTCACCCTCGGCGCCCTGCGCGAGGAACTCCACCTGTTCGCGGCCAAGCGCGGCTCGGTGGTCGGCCCGCTCACTTTGGTCGATGCCGGCGACGTGATCGACCTGTCCCGGATGGGCTCAGGCGGCTGGTCGGTTCCCGGCATCGTCGAACCAGAGACGATCCGCTTCGTCGGCCACGGCGCGAAGTTCATCCTCCTGGTGGAGAAGGAGGCCGTCTGGGCGCGGCTCAACGAAGACAAGTTCTGGAAGCGCCACAACTGCATCCTGGTCACCGGCCAGGGACAGCCCCCGCGCGGCGTCCGCCGGCTTCTGTACCGGATGGTCCACGAGCTGAACCTGCCGCTCTACGTCTTCGTCGACAACGACCCCTGGGGCTACTACATCCACTCCGTGGTCAAGCAGGGCTCGATCGGCCTTGCCTTCGAGTCGAAGCGGATGGCGGTTCCCAAGGCCCGCTTCATCGGTCTCTCCAGCTTCGATCCCGCCGCCTACGACCTCTCCGAAGACGTCAGCATCCGCCTGAACGACCAGGACCGCTCCCGCGCGAAGGAGATCCTGAACTACGAGTGGTTCAGGGCGAAGGCCTGGCAGAAGGAGATCAAGAACATGCTCAGTTCTGGGGTCAAGTGGGAACTGGAGGCCCTGTCCAGCAAGGGCCTCTCTTTCGTCACCGAGGAGTTCCTGCCGAAGAAGATCGCCGACCGCGACTGGCTCTAG
- a CDS encoding DUF1214 domain-containing protein: protein MSDSDFESRQALHEFLDVIRNAEQTFLDPEKELDHQGHVDGYQHLFHLMQITVDFYLHNDPLRPRLVRLTDGTRKLYGDNVDSVYYFSQVRGDQEYVIRGRHFGSCYLSFCLYGGDPNGELADRVTLNVNHRDIAFEDDGSFEIRLTPDPQGPNEFRIEPDSVSLFTREYFLDRASSKESILSIENASPQPPALPLDDAELARRIRSMAMFFMCTTWIAPLPVHLPFNEFCAPWEFDPEQGGWGTVDNIYCFCRFRLQEHEYLKVRFRSPEACYWGLQTWNYLMQSTNYEDFRVCVNKQTAEAEPDGSYVVYLSHRETPKNWISTAGYNEGVLFARWLLADELPETPEVEVGEW, encoded by the coding sequence ATGAGCGACAGCGACTTCGAGAGCCGGCAGGCGCTGCACGAGTTCCTGGACGTGATCCGCAACGCCGAGCAGACGTTCCTCGACCCCGAAAAGGAACTCGACCACCAGGGGCACGTGGACGGCTACCAGCACCTGTTCCACCTGATGCAGATAACCGTCGACTTCTACCTCCACAACGACCCTTTGCGGCCCCGGCTCGTGCGGCTCACCGACGGAACCCGCAAGCTCTACGGTGACAACGTGGACTCGGTCTACTACTTCTCCCAGGTCCGGGGGGACCAGGAGTACGTCATCCGGGGGCGGCACTTCGGCAGTTGCTACCTGAGCTTCTGCCTCTACGGCGGCGACCCCAACGGCGAGCTGGCGGACCGGGTCACGCTCAACGTCAACCACCGCGACATCGCGTTCGAGGACGACGGGTCGTTCGAGATCAGGCTGACGCCCGATCCGCAGGGTCCGAACGAGTTCCGGATCGAGCCCGACTCGGTGTCGCTCTTCACTCGCGAGTACTTCCTCGACCGCGCGTCATCGAAAGAGAGCATCCTCAGCATCGAGAACGCCTCACCGCAGCCGCCCGCTTTGCCCCTCGACGACGCCGAGCTGGCGCGACGCATCCGCAGCATGGCGATGTTCTTCATGTGCACGACCTGGATCGCGCCGCTGCCCGTACACCTGCCGTTCAACGAGTTCTGCGCGCCCTGGGAGTTCGACCCCGAGCAGGGCGGCTGGGGGACGGTCGACAACATCTACTGCTTCTGCCGCTTCCGGCTGCAGGAGCACGAGTACCTCAAGGTGCGCTTCCGGTCACCGGAAGCGTGCTACTGGGGCCTCCAGACGTGGAACTACCTGATGCAGTCGACGAACTACGAGGACTTCCGAGTGTGCGTCAACAAGCAGACCGCCGAGGCCGAGCCGGACGGCAGCTACGTCGTCTACCTCAGCCACCGGGAGACGCCGAAGAACTGGATCAGCACCGCCGGCTACAACGAGGGCGTTCTCTTCGCGCGCTGGCTGCTGGCCGACGAGTTGCCGGAAACGCCCGAGGTCGAGGTGGGCGAGTGGTAA
- a CDS encoding sulfotransferase, producing the protein MANPSIRIRQPAALKAVNRVGAVVRRCGLKPFTLTPERILENARRASGFEVRDPMFREGLERLVHGLETHARLSTFGRLAARGTVQRSANSRSRVERALSKHPEIGDEQVRAPVFIVGMPRSGTTILHALLHLDRDHRAPLSWECLLPHPAPNPDDYQDNERIETVRKEFDQIFRFVPDFRRKHYMTADSPQECIGITALNFASFQYVAMAWLPEYLDWFAKVDQVENLRWHRRFLQFLQSGGVPSRRWLLKSPVHLMRLQALFEVYPDARVIVTHRHPVDVVPSVGSLISSMRSFYSDHEDTPRTAREQLLTWADYFGRFLHDRRELDREEQMVDVFFDDFVKDQMSVVDAIYARFGWNLRPEDRRRMERFLQQERRGKHGVHEYSLDQMGTTRAEIENEYAHYLNFLETQR; encoded by the coding sequence TTGGCGAACCCGTCGATCCGGATCCGGCAGCCGGCCGCGCTCAAGGCCGTCAACCGTGTCGGAGCGGTCGTCCGGCGGTGTGGGCTGAAGCCCTTCACGCTGACGCCGGAGCGGATCCTGGAGAACGCGCGCCGGGCCAGCGGGTTCGAGGTGCGCGATCCGATGTTCCGCGAGGGCCTCGAGCGCCTCGTGCACGGGCTCGAGACGCACGCGCGGTTGAGCACGTTCGGACGGCTGGCCGCCCGCGGCACCGTGCAGCGTTCGGCCAACTCGCGGTCGCGGGTCGAGCGAGCGCTCTCGAAACACCCCGAGATCGGCGACGAACAGGTCCGGGCGCCGGTCTTCATCGTCGGCATGCCGCGGAGCGGGACGACGATCCTCCACGCCCTGCTGCATCTGGACCGGGACCATCGGGCGCCCTTGTCCTGGGAGTGTCTCCTGCCCCACCCGGCGCCGAATCCTGACGACTACCAGGACAACGAGCGGATCGAAACCGTGCGCAAGGAGTTCGACCAGATCTTTCGGTTCGTGCCGGACTTCAGGCGCAAGCACTACATGACCGCCGATTCGCCACAGGAGTGCATCGGCATCACGGCGCTCAACTTCGCGAGCTTCCAGTACGTCGCGATGGCCTGGCTGCCGGAGTACCTCGACTGGTTCGCGAAGGTGGACCAGGTCGAGAATCTGCGCTGGCACCGGCGCTTCCTCCAGTTCCTGCAGTCAGGCGGCGTTCCCTCCCGTCGCTGGCTGCTGAAGTCGCCCGTCCACCTGATGCGGCTGCAGGCTCTCTTCGAGGTCTATCCCGATGCCCGGGTCATCGTCACCCACCGTCACCCGGTCGACGTCGTGCCGTCCGTTGGGAGCCTGATTTCGTCGATGCGGTCGTTCTACTCGGACCACGAGGACACGCCGCGAACCGCGCGCGAGCAACTCCTGACCTGGGCGGACTACTTCGGCCGGTTCCTGCACGACCGCCGGGAGCTCGACCGCGAGGAACAGATGGTCGACGTCTTCTTCGACGACTTCGTCAAGGACCAGATGTCGGTCGTCGACGCGATCTACGCCCGCTTCGGCTGGAACCTCCGGCCGGAGGACCGGCGCCGCATGGAGCGGTTCCTGCAGCAGGAGCGCCGGGGAAAGCACGGCGTCCACGAGTACTCGCTGGACCAGATGGGCACGACACGGGCCGAGATCGAGAACGAGTACGCCCACTATCTCAACTTCCTGGAGACACAGCGATGA
- a CDS encoding SCP2 sterol-binding domain-containing protein: MTIDEFVADMAVKAGGIDPLGKRLLFLLDDEQMLIDGTGEANVVSKVSGQEVQTDCTVRMSIDTFGKLQRKEIKPFMAVASGKIKVKGDMSIAAKLKKLT; encoded by the coding sequence ATGACGATCGATGAGTTCGTTGCCGACATGGCCGTGAAGGCGGGGGGCATCGATCCCCTTGGGAAGAGGTTGCTGTTCCTGCTGGACGACGAGCAGATGCTGATCGACGGGACGGGTGAGGCGAACGTCGTCTCGAAGGTGTCGGGCCAGGAGGTCCAGACGGACTGCACGGTGCGGATGTCGATCGACACGTTCGGCAAGCTGCAGCGCAAGGAGATCAAGCCGTTCATGGCCGTGGCATCGGGCAAGATCAAGGTCAAGGGCGACATGTCGATTGCCGCCAAGCTGAAGAAGCTGACCTGA